Genomic window (Amaranthus tricolor cultivar Red isolate AtriRed21 chromosome 7, ASM2621246v1, whole genome shotgun sequence):
TTCGTTGCTTGTATTCTCCGGTGTTCCTTTAAATTTGATACTCACTCTATTTTATAATATTCGTTACGTGATTCTTTACTTCATATTTAAtgttgaaatttaaaatttagagattgattttaatataaaacttataaattcatgattttattaacattttttGAATCCTTTTTTATTAAGATAGACTAGTAAAATTGTCTTACTCATTTTCTCaagcaattaaaaaattttccgtGAAACTAAAGATCTCAAATATAACCAAAAACAAGTACTCAAAATAAACAAGTAATTAATATTGTGAAATAGAGGCAGTAATATACTCTAAACACGTTTTACTTGGATTCTTGTGTTGTCATGAGCAGATCTAGCATGTAGTCATTAAGGTCATTTGACATattttaatccaaaataaaattaaataatatatatgtttatatatacttTAGATGAAATAATTAGTGTATTGTTTTCCACATAAAtaactaaaattcaaaatcataaaatgcgttttacattttaaaaagattttaatataattttttttcctaaattcGCCATACTTGTGTTGTAGACTTGTAGTAAATTTTAACATCAAGTTTTACGTTGTACTTTTGCTATTTCATGCACAGGGAAATACCAAATTTGGAAAAAATATCATTGGCAAAAAATTAGTGGCATTGGATTTGAAAATGACAGTTGCCCGATTGGATCTGTTCCAATTTTAAGGAACACtatcaattccaaccattttCTCCAAACAAATGCTGCGCTCCCTTCTAATGACAACAACATAGATTGTGTAAGGTTTTCAATTTATCGGTGTTATACTTCGTTCCttatgaaatacttgttatattatggctatatatattatgtattattcaagtttattttatatatttctgctaatacataaaaaaaaatatagttaaataaaattttgtttgaatcgtctaattccATACTTTCAAAATATTaacttcttataatttttacttgtttagattgtataattcaatatataattaaGGATCAACACATTAGATTGCgcaaaaaatcaaatgtagtAAGTATAATAGAACGCAGGAAGTAACTCTTTTGGTCACTTTGTCTAGATCATGTTTTCTATAGGcgggatacactaggtatgaCAATGATAATGTCGTGATGATTGGTGGAAAGTTTAAAAAGagtgataaaatgaaaattaatggaAAAGTTGGAGAAATacgtggatgaaattaaaaaaggtACACTAAACGTATAGATGAGAACTAACGAAGGAGTGTGAGTCAAGGCGCATTTGATGAAACCGAAAGACAATTGGTAAATTAAAAGCGTCCATGaaataaaaaaggtaaaataaATGTCTagatgagaaataaaaaaaaaatatgagttATGGCCAATTTAAAGatacaaactaaaaataaactAGATGAATAATACgccataatattattttaataatgaaccCTCTAAAAACTAAAATTGCAAATTGAATTTTATCTTAGTTGGAATAACTAATAAATACCACTTTCTCATGTGATGAATTTGACCTCAGCTAGCGCTCTCTTTAATATTTAGATTTCTCAGCTTActctataattaaaaataaaacaagaacTATTTTAGTGACAAATTAATTAGTTTGAATAATGTTTGACTGGTTCAGGTTGCAGTAGTTCATACAGTTGATAAACCGACAACAAAATTCTTTGGAACTTCAGGTTTCATGATTGCGTATAAGCCTTATGTGCAACCCACTCAATTCTCTTCTGCTCGAATCAAGCTTATTAACGGCAACGATAGTTTTGAAGCTGGAGTGTAGTATTCATTGATTGATGAGGAGCCTTGCTTTAGATGATTCAGGTTACAGAgtcatggctctgataccatgatgagTGAGTACATTAGACATGGAAGGGATAGTATTTCATTCATTCAATCCATCCTTGCTTGAGAGACAAgcattacatatatatagtgAGTGAGCACAAGGGCTCCCCAATCATGACACACCATTTATTATATGTTCAAGGGACCACAAACGACAAGAAGAATATTACAGGAGCAGCAGAGAATAATCAGAAAACAAGTACAGCAGAGGGCATGGTATGCACACACAACAGCAGCCACAGCAGTGTACACACAGCACTACATTGCACACACAGCACAACACACCACCTtctgttgataatattatttaaagtaaactttttgttgatttattaaatatttatcattttatctttaggattttctgaaaaatataaacataatCGCACACATGTTATTTGGATTaactgttttattattattattattattattattattattattattattattatatatatatatatatatatatatatatatatatatatatatatatatatatattggggtctaaattatcatattaaatttttgattgagaCCCCATGATTTATCATATGGTATCTAGAATGAGTGTGataagaaattaatttaaatttttagttgagttgacaATATGTATTTATTATCTGAATTGGAATCCTAAGAGTGGATGCATTAATTATGGATGCAAAGGTTTCGTGCAAGTGTAGCCGAGCATTCCCTTGGGTTCAATTCCTCGCAACTATACTAAGCGTGTACAACCTCTCCAATATGGTTTCCAACTATCCATTGATAAGGtactacattttttttatttttttattttaattatagaaTAGACATACGACAAGAAAAAGTTAGATGAgaatcaaacttaaatttttataaataaaacacaatatttattttaatcaagacaaaattgattcaaaaaaattataatttttttaggaattaaacaaaatcacttagttttatctttataaaaaaaaaaaaaaaaaaaaaaaaaacctttcatATAGTCTGTAGGGGTGTTTGGTTTCCAAGTTTTAAGATAGCTTTTTACATTTTGTGATTACAAAAAACTTAAATCACTTAGTTAAGCAATTTTTACTGTTTGGTTTAATGAatagtttttgaaaaaaataactttGGGAACATATTTTACAATATACAAGCTtttctaaaaaacaaaaaattttagtaGCTTAACATGATGAGAACGTATTTACCTTTcaccaaatatatatattaattgaattcaatattttaaataatttttaaaatattttaaaatataaaattacacTGCTAATTTTAAAAGCTAATTACATCAAAAACACCTTAAGTTAAGAAACTAATTGTTTGAAAATTAGTCAACAATCAAATGTCAAAGCTAATTTCATAAACTAAAGGTTATAACTTACAAGTCAATTAACTGTGCTGAATTTACAAACTAAAAGTTGTGCTAAAAGATTATCAAatgataatttttcaaaattttgtccATTAGTTATATATAGACTTATTGAATCGATCCCttaatttttttcctaaatattgaaattttatacattaagatctcacatgatatctttaaattttttattttatttatataaacataaaaatttatatttagatTTCTCCCTCTcaacataaaataattaaaatataaccaataaaattaaacaaaggAAGTAATATTATTAGACCTACTCATAGATGATAgattatcaatttaaattatgaaaaattgtcgaaaataattcaacatttcacTCATTCGCCGCGAATAATCTcacttttagattattttctaataatttaatttttactatgTTTTTTCTCTCAACATACAAGTGGTGTAAACCACCATAACCCCATCCCTTGAACCATCACAACCCCACCTCTCCCCTCGTCCACATGGTATGTTGGGAGcaaatacatataaaaaatggggttattagaaaataatcaatatatggTATCATTCACAACAGATGAGTGAAAGGttaaattattttcgacaatttttcctttaaattatTCAGTTATTAGAGTGCTTATTTACTgttaaagaaccaactcaaccaaaagcttaaactaatgGTTGAAGTCgtaggatatattatatattgtaaCACGCCTCCTCACACAAGAGTCTTTTGTGCTAGAAATATGAATGCAACACAGGCCTTCCTCATACCCAGTGCCGAATATTCCACATTTAAATAAGTGGTGGTTGAAATTCGAACCCATAATCTCTGATCACGTTGACTCTAATACTATGTTAAAAAACCAActcaaataaaaacttaaaatatattatatactctaatatttACTTTACAAATTATAGGACGAATCAGATGGGAATTGGTGGCTATCAATGACAAACAGTAAAACTCGAATAGGATATTGGCCCAAACAAATATTTAGCAAATTATcagaaaatgcaaatcaagtaGAATGGGGAGGAGAAACAGGAAGTGGAATTGGGACAAGTCAATGGCCAGAAATGTGATTTGGTgtaaaagcaaattatgataCTGGAGATACTTTTGGACGTACTGTGCTTTTTGGAGGTCCTTGGAATAAATGACATTATTTCCATTCTTATTATGAataattttcattcattatcatatattaatgccgtgaataatacaacattttattaatttttctaaaataattctaacttttaattaacaataaataatatttaattttttgttatataatctactataatttgatttttaacatgttagggataGGAAAATACctttttaatttgatattattcatgattaattaaaaaatgatattattataagaaaataagcaaaaaattatattattcctgataattttttcttttttatgcgTGGAGTATAAATTAGAAAGGTTTTGTATTTGTTGGGAAGTGTTTGTTAGCCTAAATTGTATAACACCATCTCCTCTCCTACATTTCTATGCACAAATAAGGTATAATTTACGGagtgttgaagtacacaacatTTTCTCAATTCAAATCTGAAAGAAAGAAAACTCGTTCAAATTTATGCATGTCAACAACTTCATGTGATTGTACAAAATATAAATGGATGAAAAACATAGTGATAAAGAGCAGAATGAGAATAGAGAAATGTGGACAGaattataaagaattttaaagtgatcaaacTGATAGAGAAGAAAGTTAAGAGATTATTACAACcgatatttttatataaaaaatataatttattttttatattagttgGGCTATTTAATGTTCTAAGAGCCGCACCCCTTATAAACAACCCAAATACATGTCCAAGCCCGAGTTAAGAAGAGTGATTTTTACTCAAAACAATGTCATACAGTCAAATGTgtaaaattcaatcaaaatctAACTCGCCTCCATCCATAATAATTCCACAACTAAACTTCATCTCACCTGAAATACAAGTTCtagtatgagacggtctcaccgtgagacatgcgTCATATTTGGGTTAAACAACACattaatagaaacttttagcttataggCTACTTATTTTAAAGTCGTTTCACCGTGAGACAGTAAAGACAGGCTACACCCAATATCATATTTCCATCATATGAAACATCAAGAGTTGTTGGTTAATGGTCATTCCTAAGAGGGAAATTGATGGGGAGGAGTTTATCATCTTGCGTAAGATTAACCATAGAACAAGTGGGGGAAATGCTCGAGAGATTAAACATGAGTGCAAATTGCCTATGCAACTCGTCGACATTTGCATCAACAGGAAATCCGAAATCACGGATAGTCGGCATTGCATCGACAGTAAGACCACAAAAAACGACTAGTTTCATCCATGAGTAACAAATGTACAAGTTACAACCACTTCAAAACTAACCTTGATATATAACACAAAAATTCCATGTATATGATTTGCAACATAAGCAAATAACATGGCTGACAAATCTACACAAAACAAACATCTCATAAAGCCCATGAATCTTTGCAACATAACCAAACACACGGCTGATGAATCTACGCAAATTTGCAATTCCGAATTTGCTACCGATCTTATGGAGCATTAATTTATCTACTCACTTCTCTTATAGACGGAAATGGCACATAAGATGCAAAATTTTGGAAATGGCAAAACCAAGCTTAGGAGTCGATCGATATTGTAATATCTCCAACAAAATCACCTTACAACTCTTTcgatcaaaaaacaaaaaaaaattaaccataGCAAAACTTCAACTAATGAATCTCATTAGAGAAGTAGTTTGCGAAACAAACAGAATTCTATATAActagacattaacaaataaagaaaattacgtTTAGGCACCAACTACTTCAGCAGTCTCACCCTCGGCCATTGTTTCATCAGCTGGCCTGTCTAACTTCACACCTACATCCTCCGAGTAGTCACCGTGAACCTACATTAAGCATAAAACCCAGTGATATTTGCAATAACAGTTCACGTCACTAATTTGATAACAAAGAATGAGTAACAAAAGTTGTTTTAAACTACTCCATCTGTTTCatttcaaatgtctcatttgctttttgcacatTCAACACTTAATAGCAATAATTgtgtatattaaaaattataaaaactagatattaataaaccttatgttgaggcgaattaaacaagattgcatttgactatgttttaatacatgaattaagaataaaatacaaattaagtgaCTGATGAATAATAACccaaaagcaaatgggacatttgaaaaggaacggagggagtacattTCTACTTGAACACTAGATACAAACCAAAATATTGACACTAAATAAGAACACAATTGCTTTCACCTACACAATCAAACTATAAAGAATGCCAATAGAGATTGACCGAAAAAATTACCTCCATCAATTTCCCCAAATCAAACTTGGGTGCCTTAAGAATTTTGACCTTCCTGATGTACACGTTTTGAAGAGGATAGATTCCGGTAGTGGCCTTCTCAATTTCCTTACCGATGGATTCTGGGATAAACTTAGCAACAAGATCCTTGAGGTCACAAGAGCTGGCTTGATTCACCATAATCTCACGCATCTTGCGGCGAATCTGAACAGGAAAACACATCATATCATTAGTTTTGACATTCCTGTCTCAAAGAGACAGATATTACATAGGAAAGCAAGTCAGAGAGGTGACAGACCTGGCGGACTTGGCTGGATTGAGCATAGGTGGTCCTCTTAACTTGGTTTGGACGCCTCTTGGTAAAGGCAATGCAAAACATACGGATAGTGAAATTATCAGTAGTTTTGACATCAACATGAGCTTCGATCAAAGATTGCCACTTACGAACAAGGGACCTCAATTTGTCGGTAGTGAAGTCCATACCCTAAATATTTGAAGCAGAGTCGTTACTCATTGTTATTCTCAACATTCAAGTAATTATAAACACGCATGTTGCAGAAATGCATACCCAGAAGTTTGTGAGCACATTGCGTCCCTGAACATCCTCAGCCCTTAAACGGATCTTCCTGAAGAACTGATCCTCATCATTTTGAAGATCAGCCAATGAAACCTCAAAAACTCTGTGCTTCAGACCCTCAGAAGCAATCTGAAATCAACAAAAGCAAAATTAACACAAAAAGTACTAACAAAAAAGGCCGACACAGCTCAAACTTAACCAAAAACATTAAATGCATCATACAAACAATAATATGAAATTATGAATCaaccaaaaaaaaccaagttctGTTCAAAATGCCCTAACCTCATGACTCATTTTATCATACTACATATGATTATATGACCAAGCATTCaagcaaattcaaaaaaaactgCACATCAATAAATTCAAATGGATAGCAGTAGAAAAATGATAAACcactcatcttcatcatcatcatcatcatactcaataTACCCCTCTCCAAGAAACTATGATCGAGAACAGTAAGATGATGGCAGACAATATCCTTATTGCGGCCAGTTAGACCCTCAAATAAGAGATACAATCATAAACCACTGATGTTTCCAAAAAACTGAATAAGGTTTCCATACATATCCAAAAAGTATGGATTAAGAGTGTATACCGTCATTCTAGAACACAAGTCACATTAAGGAAGAAAAAGCTCAATTTCTATTCAAAACTCCATGTAAATGAACTAAACAAAAGACTCATGAAATCTATAATATCAACCAACCAAGATATAATATATGAatctaaattcaaatataaaatttgtattaaaataaaaattgaagctCGGCAAAGCTAACACCTTTAGGTGACACTATTTAATTTGCatacaaaaatcaacaaaaataagtAAGACATAAAATAAGTACGACATCAACAGggcttaaaaaatcaaaattgccATTTCACACAGATAATCATCAAACATAAATCGCACCTTGGTACCCTGGGTACGAGTAACTAGGGTTTTCCCGACTTGACGAACATTGAAGATTGAGGGTGCCTTAATGTCATACCAATCCTTCTTGGCAAACGGATCAGCACTGTTTAAACCAAAATCAACACCATTCTTAATGTCATACAATGCATTTAGTAAGATAAACAATTGAAATCAAACGAGaacataaataaaaacttaCGCTTTCTTCTTGCCTCCCTTCTTACCCTTGGAAATTCTCTTGTTCTTTCTGCAAAAATTTACAACCAGGTTCAAAGTAAGATTAATTACGAAAAATAGAAACTGGCGAAGGGAGAGAGATAGTGAGAGAAGGTTACCCGACGGCCATGGTTGATGAAGGAGAGTTCTGAGTTTGAGGGTTTAGAGATTGCTATTTGCTGCTTGTACTTAAGACGATGCAGTTTCCATGAAAGAAAACCCTAGTTTGCAATTTTATACGGGCTATAATTACCGGACCTTTTGCCTTTTGGGCTCTTAATGTAACCAAAACTTCGACATCTTCAATAATTTGGGCCCTCTTTcgctttctctttttttttcattcacaAGCCAATTTGTCCTATGAAAGCGTCTTACAATGAGACGACTTTGAAGTAAGagtttataagttaaaaatttttattattgggctatttaacctaaATATGAGGTATATTTCACagtgagatcgtctcatacaaaaatttatgtTCACAAAAACCTGTATGCGGCCGCCTCATGCGTGCAACCGAAAAAATTTTGTACTTGTCGAGTTCAAGCCTTAgtttttaagacttaaaaagcgAAATCTAACACTTAAAATCATACCCCAAGTGTCAATCTTCTTTCTTTAGAggcttaattttatttttaactatgGATTTTAACCCTTAAAACACTCATTCCACTacttaaaatgttaattttaactCTTAAACCCCTACTCCAAcccttaattttataatttacttaCTTACTCTAACTGTAAAATAttcatttcaagacttatagtTTATTACAATGCCTATTTTAAAGTCTTAAatgtcaaattcaaattttcaaatagcaactttaaaattataggCTGGACCTATGAGTGGTCACACGTATGCGACCATCTCACATGAGAtttgctttttctttttctcataAATAAAAGGTGgttattatcataatttttgattCTCTAGTTCTTTATTGAGGAGTCTCTCCGTGACATAATTTAATCAGGTCaatccaaattaatttttttaaaaaattgcttCCTGTATAATTGTGCATTTagatttcattattttttttactagtaaACTGCTTCTATGAgctcgtctcacggtgagatgaTAACAAGACTTGTTATTTAtgtccctcaaattaaaaataaacattatttttttataagacTTTAGCAAAGCGACTGGTCATATAAGATATAGACGTATgaagagaaaatatatttttgatgggttaatgatcaagaaaagatagaatttgaataaatcaatttttttctcCGTTGAAGAGCAAATGCtacttttaagaaaaaagtcTTGTGTTTGGATCTACATAGGCCGCTCATTTTCTCGGCCTAACctatattaaaaatagataaTAAATTCGAACAAGTCCTTGAAGAAGCTCCTTGTGGACATGTAAGAGGATGGAAATAAGTGAAAACCAAGATCTATTTTTATATAGAGTAGAAATTTCTTTATTGTAGCCTTAAAATAatctattgattattttttataagaaaatacttttcatataaacaaatacttatatacatattgagaaaattttaatgttaagataaaaatttaattgacAATTAACTCTTTGGGTTGATCTAAATCCGACAAACGATTTGAATTTCGCTCGCTTGATAATTTTTACTTGTCTAGTTGTACGTGTAATAACATCAAAAAAGAACAAATGTCTATTTGTAAATGCTAAGTACTCTTACACATGCTCAAAaccaccaaaataaattaagcaATCTTCACAAGTTAAAACCCTTACGGCTCATTTGGTTTGTGGTACTATATGGTGGTAAtagaaatgatttatagtgtagaatttcatcaaaaattccaagtcatttccatggtaatgaaactttgattataaaatttttgtttttttacaaatttccattaccacctaatatcacatCTCCCAACAATAATACcgcatcataaaaatttattttttttttaacaaatcttcacaagttttttttacaaatttccacCAAAAgaaatttttcaaccaaaattacactgattttcattcccattatcaCCGTTTAATATCACCGACCAAATGGACCATTAATTCTATTATTGCACATCTACATGAGTTTCTGAATAAGTACTCTTTGTCTATTTATCTAGacttcaattaaaaatttatttatataatattaacaTCAACCATAGAAAGCTAGTAGTTAATTCTTAAATAGATCGTTATTGTACCAATAATGCAAGGTAGGAGCTTCATCAACTGAAAAGAAATTATCAGATAATTCATTACTATAAATAGTATGTAAACCCAACTCTTCCTGCATTTTTATCAAGTGATCTTGATAAACTTTGCATAACTGAAATCCAtcaagtgatgatgatgatgatgccaTGGCTAATGGATCCCACGTCGACGCCGTCGTGGACGTGGTGCTACAAGGAGATGGTGTTAACCATGTTGATAATGGCACATCATTTGCACAAGTTTCTTCACTTGTCACATTGCTTGAAAGTCTTGCAGTTGTTGTTCTTTTTGAGTTTCGTACTTTTATTTTTGCTTTCAACTCTTTAAGCTACAagtaattaatgaataatgagaTGCATGGTGAGAAGTACAA
Coding sequences:
- the LOC130818104 gene encoding 40S ribosomal protein S3a, giving the protein MAVGKNKRISKGKKGGKKKAADPFAKKDWYDIKAPSIFNVRQVGKTLVTRTQGTKIASEGLKHRVFEVSLADLQNDEDQFFRKIRLRAEDVQGRNVLTNFWGMDFTTDKLRSLVRKWQSLIEAHVDVKTTDNFTIRMFCIAFTKRRPNQVKRTTYAQSSQVRQIRRKMREIMVNQASSCDLKDLVAKFIPESIGKEIEKATTGIYPLQNVYIRKVKILKAPKFDLGKLMEVHGDYSEDVGVKLDRPADETMAEGETAEVVGA